A genome region from Scomber japonicus isolate fScoJap1 chromosome 15, fScoJap1.pri, whole genome shotgun sequence includes the following:
- the recql4 gene encoding ATP-dependent DNA helicase Q4: MTEEGGVKKRQRKGKKKEEGSDANTTPADGGGGKKRRTKKKGEEEDEAEEEKAPPQENLFGEIEGEFGTRRMSYSQPARARSTKGAEGNFVKINLKKKSHVKGYALRGAGLRKQLYMQKFQLKGERFGGGGGFFGRGRRGGFRGGLNRQGDTCYKCGGTGHWAMDCKGRAPPPPVPEDQPVEEEPFELPTLEEVARATGTLQPQPLLSSPSVKGEQQFQEKEGDNKDEVLLNVIRPDYERPAVPPPMEPLYHVKDDGKVQATPTEVFAALNDLGYNSFRPGQEDAIMRILSGLSTLVVLSTGMGKSLCYQLPAYLYAQRSNCITLVISPLVSLMDDQLSGLPAKLKAACIHSNMTMKQREAAIEKVKSGQVCLLLLSPEALVGGGGSGSGCLPSAQELPPVAFACIDEAHCVSEWSHNFRPCYLRLCKVLRERLGVQCLLGLTATATLSTALDIAQHLGINDQDGIAVRSAAVPPNLQLSVSMDREKDQALVSLLKGDRFGCLDSIIVYCTRREETVRVSALLRTCLQGVVVKENYQISNSSQSNPVGQKKKELARKKIRKPLKWQAESYHAGHSGSERRRVQNNFMCGELRIVVATVAFGMGLDKSDVRGIIHYNMPKSFESYVQEIGRAGRDGEPAHCHLFLDPEGGDLHELRRHIYADTVDYFTVKRLVQKVFPACKCKLIHQKQQELVKDIEDSELLEMMDVCDQECSLNPSTQQDTEKKEEETDGSVKQQHVEVMATNDWPREREVEGSDWPKERVCHTHERAIPIQETVEALDITEEGVETLLCYLELHPQRFVELLHSTMSVCKVSCYNGPRQLQKLTKICPPVAVVLARRRMAGERVEVCDQLEFDVVEVADTMGWQLPLVKRGLRQLQWSTSKAGGRSGVLVEFSSPSFYFRSYGDLSDDEMDRVCQFLHNRVQEQERTQLYQLTTCFKSFKSVAFQSVLSCVDDLDESRSQQLKYLLSEYFDKRRDRDHALKPVDFEELDKYKFLDWENQIRADIRSFLCNRSDEKFSGRAVARILHGIGSPCYPALTYGKDRRYWRKYIQFDFNQLIRLATQEIIRFK; this comes from the exons ATGACAGAAGAAGGAGGAGTGAAAAAGCGGCAGagaaaaggcaaaaagaaagaggagggctCTGATGCAAACACCACCCCAGCTGACggtggaggagggaagaaacgGAGAACCaagaaaaagggagaggaagaggatgaggcagaagaagaaaaagca CCCCCCCAGGAGAACTTGTTTGGAGAAATAGAGGGAGAATTTGGAACTAGGAGAATGTCTTATAGCCAGCCTGCCAGAGCCAG AAGCACGAAAGGAGCAGAGGGTAACTTTGTGAAGATAAACCTGAAGAAGAAATCTCATGTCAAAGGATATGCACTAAGAGGGGCTGGTCTACGTAAACAG TTGTACATGCAGAAGTTCCAGCTGAAAGGGGAGCGTtttggtggaggtggtggatTTTTtggcagagggaggagaggtggCTTCAGAGGGGGCCTCAATCGCCAGGGGGATACCTGCTACAAGTGTGGAGGGACCGGACACTGGGCCATGGACTGCAAGGGACGAG cccctccccctcctgtTCCCGAGGACCAACCTGTTGAAGAGGAACCGTTTGAGCTACCCACCCTGGAGGAGGTTGCCAGGGCAACAGGAACGCTGCAACCCCAGCCGTTGT TATCATCTCCCAGTGTCAAGGGGGAGCAGCAGTTccaggaaaaggagggagacaATAAAGATGAGGTTTTGCTGAATGTGATTCGTCCTGACTACGAACGCCCTGCTGTTCCACCACCTATGGAACCACTTTATCATGTCAAAGATGATGGAAAAGTTCAGG caACACCCACTGAGGTCTTTGCAGCTCTGAACGACCTCGGCTATAACTCTTTCAGACCAGGACAGGAGGATGCCATCATGAGGATCCTGTCAG gTCTCTCTACCCTTGTAGTGTTGTCAACAGGGATGGGTAAATCGTTGTGCTATCAGCTCCCAGCCTACCTTTACGCACAAAGATCAAACTGCATCACTTTAGTAATATCACCTCTAGTCTCACTAATGGAtgaccag CTGTCTGGCCTTCCTGCCAAACTGAAAGCAGCCTGTATCCACTCCAACATGACgatgaaacagagagaagctgcGATAGAAAAG GTGAAGTCAGGTCAGGTATGCTTGTTGCTCCTCTCTCCAGAGGCCCTCGTTGGTGGTGGCGGTTCTGGTTCGGGATGTCTGCCCTCCGCTCAGGAGCTCCCTCCTGTGGCCTTTGCCTGTATAGATGAAGCTCATTGTGTCTCAGAGTGGTCACACAACTTCAGACCCTGCTACCTAAGGCTCTGTAAG GTACTGAGGGAGCGCTTGGGAGTGCAGTGCTTACTGGGACTCACTGCTACTGCCACACTGTCCACAGCTCTGGACATTGCTCAACATCTGGGCATTAATGATCAAGACGGCATCGCAGTCAGATCTGCAGCAGTACCTCCAAACCTGCAACTGTCTGTGTCcatggacagagagaaagatcaG GCCTTAGTATCTTTGCTGAAAGGTGATCGTTTTGGCTGCCTGGACTCCATCATCGTCTACTGCACCAGAAGGGAGGAGACTGTTCGTGTGTCGGCGCTGCTCAGGACCTGCTTGCAAGGGGTGGTTGtgaaagaaaattaccaaatcagcAACAGCAGCCAGAGCAACCCTgtaggacagaagaagaaagaattgG CAAGGAAGAAGATACGTAAACCGCTGAAGTGGCAGGCTGAGTCGTACCACGCCGGCCATTCAGGGTCAGAACGCCGTCGGGTTCAGAACAACTTCATGTGTGGGGAGCTCAGAATCGTGGTGGCCACTGTGGCATTTGGCATGGGCCTCGATAAATCTGACGTGCGTGGTATCATTCACTACAACATGCCCAAG AGCTTTGAGAGCTATGTTCAGGAAATAGGGAGAGCCGGGAGAGACGGAGAACCAGCTCACTGTCACCTTTTCCTCGACCCTGAG GGCGGGGACCTCCACGAGCTGCGACGTCACATCTATGCAGACACAGTAGACTACTTCACAGTAAAGAGACTGGTCCAGAAAGTTTTCCCTGCCTGCAAATGTAAACTGATACATCAAAAGCAACAGGAACTTGTTAAG GACATTGAGGACTCAGAGCTGTTGGAGATGATGGATGTGTGTGATCAGGAGTGCAGCCTGAACCCCTCCACTCAGCAGGACACC gagaagaaagaagaggaaactgATGGTTCAGTGAAACAACAGCATGTAGAGGTGATGGCAACTAATGATTGGCCGAGGGAACGAGAAGTGGAGGGAAGCGACTGGCCCAAAGAGCGAGTGTGTCATACCCACGAGAGAGCGATTCCCATCCAGGAGACGGTAGAGGCCCTGGACATCACAGAGGAGG gtgtagAAACACTGCTCTGCTATCTGGAGCTGCATCCTCAGCGCTTTGTTGAACTTCTCCACTCCACCATGTCTGTGTGTAAAGTCAGCTGCTACAATGGACCAAGACAGCTTCAGaaactgacaaaaat CTGCCCTCCGGTCGCAGTGGTGCTGGCCAGAAGGCGGATGGCAGGCGAGCGAGTGGAGGTGTGTGATCAGTTGGAGTTTGACGTTGTTGAGGTAGCAGACACTATGGGATGGCAGCTTCCTCTTGTGAAGAGAGGACTCAGGCAGCTGCAGTGGAGCACTagtaaag CTGGCGGACGTAGCGGCGTCCTCGTTGAATTCTCCTCTCCGTCTTTCTACTTCCGTTCCTATGGCGACCTAAGTGATGACGAGATGGACAGAGTGTGTCAGTTCCTCCATAATCGAGTGCAGGAGCAAGAGAGAACGCAACTCTACCAGCTGACCACCTGCTTCAAGTCTTTCAAAAG TGTTGCGTTCCAGAGTGTGTTATCCTGCGTAGATGATCTGGATGAGAGTCGCAGTCAGCAGCTAAAATACCTTCTCTCTGAGTACTTTGACAAGAGGCGAGACCGAGACCACGCGCTCAAACCAGTGGACTTTGAGGAGCTTgacaaatataaa ttctTAGACTGGGAGAATCAGATCAGAGCAGACATCAGAAGTTTTCTTTGCAACCGAAGTGATGAGAAATTCTCTGGAAGAGCTGTTGCAAGAATCCTCCACGGTATAG GCAGTCCTTGTTATCCTGCTCTAACGTATGGAAAAGATAGACGCTACTGGAGGAAGTACATCCAGTTCGACTTCAACCAGCTGATCAGGCTTGCCACTCAGGAGATCATTCGTTTTAAGTGA